A genomic window from Nocardioides jiangxiensis includes:
- a CDS encoding SDR family oxidoreductase → MSKGTILITGASSGLGAEMARQFADLGYDLAITARRTERLDELAAEITAKHSDRRVITKALDVTDDEAVFRVFKEVAAEFGTLDRAIINAGLGKGAPLGKGRYDANKATAMTNFVAALAQTEAAMEIFRAQKSGHLVMISSVSAMRGMRSAITTYAATKAGVAALAEGLINENVKAKGIDVSIIYPGYIRSEMNDKVEQKTKFMVDTETGVRSMVAAIEKRRQKALVPSWPWVPLGFALRNAPMGVVRKLF, encoded by the coding sequence ATGAGCAAGGGAACGATCCTCATCACCGGCGCGAGCTCGGGCCTCGGTGCCGAGATGGCGCGACAGTTCGCCGACCTCGGCTACGACCTGGCGATCACCGCGCGACGCACCGAGCGCCTCGACGAGCTCGCCGCCGAGATCACCGCGAAGCACTCCGACCGCCGGGTCATCACCAAGGCGCTCGACGTGACCGACGACGAGGCGGTCTTCCGCGTGTTCAAGGAGGTCGCCGCGGAGTTCGGCACGCTCGACCGCGCGATCATCAACGCCGGTCTCGGCAAGGGCGCTCCGCTGGGCAAGGGCCGCTACGACGCCAACAAGGCGACCGCGATGACCAACTTCGTCGCCGCGCTCGCCCAGACCGAGGCCGCCATGGAGATCTTCCGCGCCCAGAAGTCCGGCCACCTCGTGATGATCAGCTCCGTCTCGGCGATGCGAGGCATGCGCTCGGCGATCACGACGTACGCCGCCACGAAGGCCGGCGTCGCCGCGCTGGCCGAGGGCCTGATCAACGAGAACGTGAAGGCCAAGGGCATCGACGTCTCGATCATCTACCCGGGCTACATCCGCTCGGAGATGAACGACAAGGTCGAGCAGAAGACCAAGTTCATGGTGGACACCGAGACCGGCGTCCGCTCGATGGTCGCCGCCATCGAGAAGCGCAGGCAGAAGGCGCTCGTCCCCTCGTGGCCGTGGGTCCCGCTCGGCTTCGCGCTCAGGAACGCGCCGATGGGCGTCGTCCGGAAGCTCTTCTGA
- a CDS encoding SDR family NAD(P)-dependent oxidoreductase: protein MTRPTGSRRVLVTGGSSGLGAALVAAFAARGDRVLVADLNPPAALAEGSRHLRLDVTSDADWDAARAWVEAEWGGLDVLVNNAGIATGGRIDVVTLPEWDRVIDINLLGVVRGIRTFVPLMKAAVEAGEPGGQIVNTASLAGLVHPPAMASYTAVKAAVVAVSETLAYELDSWGISVSAICPGFFRTNLASSLDGSDTAMDRVAARLIDRSPLDATQVAALVMKGIDARRMVIVPDAPARKAVWTKRFARPLYDREQRKFAARIHAITQQDQTKDA, encoded by the coding sequence ATGACGCGGCCCACAGGGAGCCGCCGGGTGCTGGTGACCGGGGGGTCGTCCGGCCTCGGTGCCGCGCTCGTCGCGGCGTTCGCGGCACGGGGTGACCGCGTCCTCGTCGCCGACCTCAACCCGCCTGCTGCGCTGGCGGAGGGGTCGCGCCACCTCCGGCTCGACGTGACGTCCGACGCCGACTGGGATGCCGCCCGTGCCTGGGTCGAGGCCGAGTGGGGCGGGCTGGACGTGCTGGTCAACAACGCGGGCATCGCGACCGGCGGGCGGATCGACGTCGTCACTCTGCCTGAGTGGGACCGCGTCATCGACATCAACCTGCTCGGGGTGGTCCGCGGCATCCGCACCTTCGTCCCGCTGATGAAGGCGGCGGTGGAGGCCGGCGAGCCGGGTGGCCAGATCGTGAACACCGCCAGCCTGGCCGGGCTCGTCCACCCGCCGGCCATGGCGTCGTACACCGCGGTGAAGGCGGCGGTCGTCGCGGTCAGCGAGACGCTCGCCTACGAGCTCGACTCGTGGGGGATCTCGGTCTCCGCGATCTGCCCCGGCTTCTTCCGGACCAACCTGGCGAGCTCGCTCGACGGCAGCGACACCGCGATGGACCGGGTCGCTGCCCGGCTGATCGACCGCTCGCCCCTCGACGCGACCCAGGTCGCGGCCCTCGTGATGAAGGGCATCGACGCGCGGCGGATGGTCATCGTCCCCGACGCCCCCGCACGCAAGGCTGTGTGGACCAAGCGCTTCGCCCGCCCCCTCTACGACCGCGAGCAGCGGAAGTTCGCCGCCCGCATCCACGCCATCACCCAGCAGGACCAGACGAAGGACGCATGA
- a CDS encoding acyl-CoA dehydrogenase family protein, with product MDFAPSPRAAELTGLVRDFMATEIEPVEADYHREMKRRRESGDGSNWQELPVMAQLQAKARERGLWNLFLPAGHEGPYAGRYGTLGGTGLSNVDYAPIAELTGRSFIAPYVFNCNAPDTGNMEVLLKYGNQEQKDTWLDPLLDGRIRSAFLMTEPAVASSDATNMELTAVRDGDSWVLNGTKWFSTGVGHPDCEIYIVMAVTDPDADRHHRHSMILVPRDTAGVKVERMLTTMGFFDEPHGHGEVSLTDVRVPAGNVISGPGEAFAIAQGRLGPGRVHHCMRLIGLAEKALELAIQRGTSRQAFGKQLVNLGGNHERIAQARIAIESTRLLVLNAAWKLDVGGPMNAISEVSQIKVAAPRMALDVIDFAMQIHGGGGLTDDFPLAAAWTGARSLRFADGPDEVHLGLIARLELMKHGMSR from the coding sequence ATGGACTTCGCACCTTCCCCGCGTGCCGCCGAGCTCACCGGCCTCGTCCGCGACTTCATGGCGACCGAGATCGAGCCCGTCGAGGCCGACTACCACCGCGAGATGAAGCGCCGCCGCGAGTCCGGCGACGGCTCGAACTGGCAGGAGCTCCCGGTCATGGCGCAGCTGCAGGCCAAGGCCCGTGAGCGCGGTCTGTGGAACCTCTTTCTCCCCGCCGGCCACGAGGGCCCGTACGCCGGGCGCTACGGCACGCTCGGCGGCACCGGGCTGTCGAACGTCGACTACGCCCCGATCGCCGAGCTCACGGGGCGCAGCTTCATCGCGCCGTATGTCTTCAACTGCAACGCGCCCGACACCGGCAACATGGAGGTGCTGCTGAAGTACGGCAACCAGGAGCAGAAGGACACCTGGCTCGATCCGCTCCTCGACGGCCGGATCCGGAGCGCCTTCCTGATGACCGAGCCCGCCGTCGCCTCCTCCGACGCGACGAACATGGAGCTGACCGCCGTCCGTGACGGCGACTCGTGGGTGCTCAACGGCACCAAGTGGTTCTCCACCGGCGTCGGCCACCCCGACTGCGAGATCTACATCGTCATGGCGGTCACCGACCCCGACGCCGACCGCCACCACCGGCACTCGATGATCCTCGTCCCGCGCGACACCGCCGGGGTGAAGGTCGAGCGGATGCTCACCACGATGGGCTTCTTCGACGAGCCGCACGGTCACGGCGAGGTCTCGCTGACCGACGTCCGCGTCCCGGCAGGCAACGTCATCAGCGGGCCCGGTGAGGCCTTCGCGATCGCGCAGGGGCGCCTCGGTCCGGGCCGCGTCCATCACTGCATGCGCCTCATCGGACTGGCCGAGAAGGCGCTCGAGCTGGCGATCCAGCGCGGCACCTCGCGCCAGGCCTTCGGCAAGCAGCTGGTCAACCTCGGCGGCAACCACGAGCGGATCGCGCAGGCCCGCATCGCCATCGAGTCCACGCGGCTCCTCGTCCTCAACGCCGCCTGGAAGCTCGATGTCGGCGGCCCGATGAACGCGATCTCCGAGGTCTCCCAGATCAAGGTGGCGGCGCCGCGGATGGCGCTCGACGTCATCGACTTCGCGATGCAGATCCACGGCGGCGGTGGCCTGACCGACGACTTCCCGCTGGCCGCGGCCTGGACCGGCGCACGTTCGTTGCGCTTCGCCGACGGCCCCGACGAGGTGCACCTCGGCCTGATCGCGCGCCTGGAGCTGATGAAGCACGGGATGTCGCGATGA
- a CDS encoding TetR/AcrR family transcriptional regulator, whose protein sequence is MSEEVSRTRTRLSPEDRRRQLLGIGLRMLVEKPIQDLSLDAVAAEAGISRGLLFHYFPTKTDYYDAVLGAASRRVQRNLAPDPDAPPEVALRQFVERFYAQVERRRAFYLALVFGSGPLSFGGEGVDSHRMTIARRIVTATGLPESALAVAHGWTAYVEDRALRWSGTPTADRPPLADEVDHACRALHALVAIEGDPR, encoded by the coding sequence GTGAGCGAGGAAGTTTCCCGGACCCGCACCCGGCTCAGCCCCGAGGACCGACGACGGCAGCTGCTCGGCATCGGCCTGCGCATGCTGGTGGAGAAGCCGATCCAGGACCTCTCCCTCGACGCCGTCGCGGCCGAGGCCGGCATCTCGCGAGGCCTGCTCTTCCACTACTTCCCGACCAAGACCGACTACTACGACGCGGTGCTCGGCGCCGCGTCGCGCCGGGTGCAGCGCAACCTGGCGCCGGACCCGGACGCGCCGCCCGAGGTCGCCCTGCGCCAGTTCGTCGAGCGCTTCTACGCCCAGGTCGAGCGCCGCCGCGCCTTCTACCTCGCGCTGGTGTTCGGCAGCGGACCGCTCTCGTTCGGCGGCGAGGGTGTCGACAGCCACCGGATGACGATCGCGCGTCGCATCGTGACCGCCACCGGCCTGCCCGAGTCGGCCCTCGCCGTGGCCCACGGCTGGACGGCGTACGTCGAGGACCGGGCGCTGCGCTGGTCGGGCACGCCCACGGCGGACCGCCCTCCGCTCGCCGACGAGGTCGACCACGCCTGCCGCGCCCTGCACGCCCTCGTCGCGATCGAAGGAGACCCCCGATGA
- a CDS encoding amidohydrolase family protein: MSTITWPVGGVIDPHIHQWDPLVNDGVVAKEARALRRVPRVPRALRWALPRADREFVGDPHHVLKPYLPLDYRADAGGVPVSTVVHIEAAWPHEPHARSVEETRWISGLPFGQDGAPALGAMVVHVDPRWPDAATVLGQHLTASPLVRGVRMSAANHPDPGIRDFEASAGLWAQRAFLDGFAAIAERGLSFELWGYAHQLPDALPLVRAYPETTFVLDHYGTPAGLLGPRGTTAGRDERQRADQLARWRDDVSALAGHPNVVAKHSGLGMPVLGGEVRRPRSAPLDAHFVDTVAPLIRHVHDSFGTARTMWASNFPMDKPGIGIPASITLLLDVLGSYADVDLLLRDVARRTYRLG, from the coding sequence ATGAGCACGATCACCTGGCCCGTCGGCGGCGTCATCGACCCGCACATCCACCAGTGGGACCCCTTGGTCAACGACGGCGTCGTCGCAAAGGAGGCCCGCGCCCTCCGCCGGGTCCCGCGGGTCCCGCGCGCGCTGCGCTGGGCGCTCCCGCGCGCCGACCGGGAGTTCGTCGGCGACCCGCACCACGTGCTGAAGCCGTATCTCCCGCTCGACTACCGCGCCGACGCCGGCGGGGTGCCGGTCAGCACGGTGGTGCACATCGAGGCAGCCTGGCCGCACGAGCCCCACGCCCGGTCGGTGGAGGAGACCCGCTGGATCAGCGGCCTGCCGTTCGGTCAGGACGGTGCACCCGCCCTCGGCGCGATGGTGGTCCACGTCGACCCGCGGTGGCCGGATGCTGCGACCGTGCTCGGGCAGCACCTGACCGCCAGCCCGCTGGTCCGCGGCGTACGGATGTCCGCGGCGAACCACCCGGACCCCGGCATCCGCGACTTCGAGGCGTCCGCCGGGCTCTGGGCCCAGCGCGCGTTCCTCGACGGCTTCGCCGCCATCGCCGAGCGCGGCCTCAGCTTCGAGCTGTGGGGCTACGCGCACCAGCTGCCCGATGCACTCCCCCTCGTACGCGCCTACCCCGAGACGACGTTCGTGCTCGACCACTACGGCACCCCGGCTGGGCTGCTGGGACCGCGCGGCACCACCGCCGGCCGGGACGAGCGCCAGCGCGCGGACCAGCTCGCCCGCTGGCGTGACGACGTCTCGGCACTCGCCGGCCACCCCAACGTCGTCGCCAAGCACTCAGGCCTCGGCATGCCCGTCCTCGGCGGAGAGGTACGTCGACCCCGCAGTGCACCGCTCGACGCCCACTTCGTCGACACGGTCGCGCCGCTGATCCGCCACGTCCACGACTCCTTCGGCACTGCGCGCACGATGTGGGCGTCGAACTTCCCGATGGACAAGCCGGGCATCGGCATCCCGGCGAGCATCACGCTCCTGCTCGACGTCCTGGGCAGCTATGCCGACGTCGACCTGCTGCTGCGCGACGTGGCGCGGCGTACCTACCGCCTGGGCTGA
- a CDS encoding YegP family protein produces MAGKFEVYEDKAGKFRFRLKAANGQVVAVGEDYETKAAAVKGTEAVQRAAEGATVVDLTE; encoded by the coding sequence ATGGCAGGGAAGTTCGAGGTCTACGAGGACAAGGCCGGCAAGTTCCGGTTCCGCCTGAAGGCGGCCAACGGCCAGGTGGTGGCGGTCGGCGAGGACTACGAGACCAAGGCAGCGGCGGTCAAGGGCACCGAGGCGGTCCAGCGGGCCGCGGAGGGCGCGACGGTCGTCGACCTCACCGAGTGA
- a CDS encoding winged helix-turn-helix transcriptional regulator, producing MHTSPDDRHCSVARSLDVVGDRWSPLIIRDVALGVSRFDAIQRDLGISRKVLTQRLQALLDHGVLGKVPYSEHPPRYDYRLTEKGNDLAMVVLALQQFGDKWLAGDDGPPLLWRHLACGELSTPVVCCDRCGEQVRPGDAVPVKGPGFREEDGPELSAAIDQISALLG from the coding sequence GTGCACACCTCGCCGGATGACCGCCACTGCTCCGTGGCGCGCTCGCTCGACGTCGTCGGTGACCGGTGGTCCCCGCTGATCATCCGCGACGTCGCCCTCGGCGTCAGCCGCTTCGACGCGATCCAGCGCGACCTGGGGATCTCGCGCAAGGTGCTGACCCAGCGCCTGCAGGCGCTCCTCGACCACGGGGTGCTCGGGAAGGTCCCCTACTCCGAGCACCCTCCGCGGTACGACTACCGGCTGACGGAGAAGGGCAACGACCTGGCGATGGTCGTCCTCGCCCTGCAGCAGTTCGGCGACAAGTGGCTCGCGGGCGACGACGGCCCTCCGCTGCTGTGGCGCCACCTCGCGTGCGGTGAGCTCAGCACGCCGGTCGTCTGCTGCGACCGCTGTGGAGAGCAGGTGCGTCCCGGGGACGCCGTGCCCGTGAAGGGGCCGGGTTTCCGCGAGGAGGACGGTCCCGAGCTGAGTGCAGCGATCGACCAGATCAGCGCCCTCCTCGGCTGA
- a CDS encoding MMPL family transporter, which translates to MLDRISALTWRRPRAVLALVLLFAGVAGFFGHDVEEHLAAAGFADPSSQSEVAGRVLAKDLGHTAEPSLVVLVRTKDGDRLDLTDPAVVTEVDRLAAQLAKARYVGKVDNPLAAPDPARTGLVAADGRSLVLAAHLTDPDIEDKGGIADESARKLVTSTSLDVGFGGFAAGFNEVNDQTRKDLDNAELIAFPILGILLLLVFRSVVAMLIPLLVGGLSIVGTLFALRIMATFTETSLFALNIATALSLGLAVDYALLLISRHREEVARLGYTEEALRNTVTSAGRTALFSGLTVASAMAALVLMPQRFLYSIGVAGGMVGLLSSTMAILVVPALLAWLGPNINRFSIRRGPAVSDASTGWLRLARGVMKRPVLVAVATTTILLAVAFPLLGTHLTGPSAQAVPPGQQSYGVIRYLNAHYPRAVTEGVSLTVTGGATDSELAALRTEIAGVDHVVAVTPFQHTSDDVAYATAAFDVPALDDGAQDSLKEIRRLSAGSGTTLLVTGNTARFIDQKASLAANAPLVVSVIVLLTLVLLFLLTGSVLLPFKTLLMNALTLSTTLGILVIVFEKKVGSSLLDYPGPYSVEVTSMVFLFVVTFALATDYAVLVMARIKELRDGGLGNEEAVAQGMARTGRIISAAALMIAVVFAAFAVSPVFFMKQISVGMALAVLIDATIVRALLVPSLMRLLGEANWWAPRPLRRLHDRFGIREG; encoded by the coding sequence ATGCTCGATCGCATCAGCGCCCTCACGTGGCGCCGTCCCCGCGCCGTCCTGGCTCTTGTCCTGCTCTTCGCCGGCGTCGCGGGCTTCTTCGGCCACGACGTCGAGGAGCACCTCGCTGCCGCGGGCTTCGCGGACCCGTCCTCCCAGAGCGAGGTCGCCGGTCGCGTGCTGGCCAAGGACCTCGGCCACACCGCCGAGCCGAGCCTCGTCGTGCTGGTGCGCACCAAGGACGGCGACAGGCTCGACCTCACCGACCCCGCGGTCGTCACCGAGGTGGACCGCCTCGCGGCCCAGCTCGCCAAGGCGAGGTACGTCGGCAAGGTCGACAACCCCCTGGCCGCACCGGACCCGGCGAGGACCGGCCTGGTCGCCGCCGACGGGCGCTCGCTCGTGCTCGCCGCCCACCTCACCGACCCCGACATCGAGGACAAGGGCGGCATCGCTGACGAGTCCGCACGGAAGCTGGTCACGTCGACCTCCCTGGACGTCGGCTTCGGCGGCTTCGCAGCCGGCTTCAACGAGGTCAACGACCAGACCCGGAAGGACCTCGACAACGCCGAGCTGATCGCCTTCCCGATCCTGGGCATCCTGCTGCTGCTGGTCTTCCGGTCGGTCGTGGCGATGCTCATCCCCCTGCTCGTCGGAGGCCTGTCGATCGTCGGCACGCTCTTCGCGCTGCGGATCATGGCGACGTTCACCGAGACCTCGCTCTTCGCCCTCAACATCGCCACGGCGCTGTCGCTCGGCCTGGCCGTCGACTACGCACTCCTCCTGATCTCGCGTCACCGCGAGGAGGTCGCCCGGCTCGGCTACACGGAGGAGGCGCTGCGCAACACCGTCACCTCGGCGGGCCGTACCGCACTCTTCTCCGGACTGACCGTCGCCAGTGCCATGGCGGCCCTGGTCCTGATGCCGCAGCGCTTCCTCTACTCGATCGGCGTCGCCGGAGGCATGGTCGGCCTGCTCTCGTCGACGATGGCGATCCTGGTCGTCCCGGCACTGCTCGCCTGGCTGGGCCCGAACATCAACCGGTTCTCGATCCGCCGCGGTCCGGCCGTCTCCGACGCCTCGACCGGCTGGCTGCGCCTCGCGCGGGGCGTGATGAAGCGGCCGGTCCTCGTCGCGGTGGCGACGACGACGATCCTGCTCGCGGTGGCGTTCCCGCTGCTGGGCACGCACCTCACCGGGCCGAGCGCACAGGCCGTGCCGCCCGGCCAGCAGTCCTACGGGGTGATCAGGTACCTCAACGCCCACTACCCACGGGCCGTGACCGAGGGCGTCTCCCTGACCGTCACCGGTGGCGCCACCGACAGCGAGCTCGCCGCGCTGCGCACGGAGATCGCCGGCGTCGACCACGTCGTCGCCGTCACCCCCTTCCAGCACACGTCGGACGACGTCGCCTACGCGACCGCCGCGTTCGACGTACCGGCGCTCGACGACGGCGCGCAGGACTCGCTGAAGGAGATCCGCAGGCTCTCCGCGGGCTCGGGGACGACGCTGCTGGTCACGGGCAACACCGCCCGCTTCATCGACCAGAAGGCGTCGCTGGCCGCCAACGCGCCTCTCGTCGTCTCCGTCATCGTGCTGCTCACCCTGGTCCTGCTCTTCCTGCTGACCGGATCGGTGCTGCTGCCGTTCAAGACGTTGCTGATGAACGCCCTGACGCTGAGTACCACGCTCGGCATCCTCGTCATCGTGTTCGAGAAGAAGGTCGGCAGCAGCCTGCTCGACTACCCGGGGCCGTACTCGGTCGAGGTGACCAGCATGGTCTTCCTCTTCGTGGTCACGTTCGCCCTCGCCACCGACTACGCCGTGCTGGTGATGGCGCGGATCAAGGAGCTGCGCGACGGTGGCCTGGGCAACGAGGAGGCGGTCGCACAGGGCATGGCACGTACCGGCCGCATCATCAGCGCGGCGGCGCTCATGATCGCCGTCGTGTTCGCGGCGTTCGCGGTGAGCCCGGTCTTCTTCATGAAGCAGATCTCGGTCGGCATGGCGCTCGCCGTCCTCATCGACGCGACCATCGTCCGGGCGCTGCTCGTGCCCTCCCTGATGCGGCTCCTGGGCGAGGCCAACTGGTGGGCTCCCCGACCGCTCCGCCGCCTCCACGACCGCTTCGGGATCAGGGAGGGGTAG
- a CDS encoding SDR family NAD(P)-dependent oxidoreductase produces the protein MPHRDDQPQDDHPFGGPLSDEPLERIDPEELRIALKVLSEIPRLDPEHEDVRTMKRGASYMYKLIKKQRRSELRQEKQAHDQAIIEKTATGSPMRIDDETAGIPLVSTAKGAFAGELITARGCYICKQDFTLVDAFYHWLCPTCAAKSHAKREQRTDLTGKRALLTGGRSKIGMYIALRLLRDGAHTTITTRFPKDAVRRFAAMEDSADWIDRLKVVGIDLRDPTQVISLTDDVAADGPLDIIINNACQTVRRLPGAYSHLIDGENAPLGTAESLGIKALPEMVTFDRISEAHPAAIAGALSETAVAHHEGESAEAALAAHNAASLTALALKAGNASLEQHLAGTAIDAGGLIPDIQDNNSWTQVLDEVDPLELLEVQFCNSIAPFLINSRLRPAMRAAIANGARRAYIVNVSAMEGQFSRRYKGPGHPHTNMAKAALNMMTRTSAGEYFETDRILMTAVDTGWITDERPHYEKLRIAAEGWHAPLDLVDGAARVYDPIVQGELGNDIYGVFVKDYEPSPW, from the coding sequence GTGCCACACCGCGATGACCAGCCCCAGGACGACCACCCCTTCGGCGGCCCGCTCTCCGACGAGCCGCTCGAGCGGATCGATCCCGAGGAGCTCCGCATCGCGCTGAAGGTCCTCAGCGAGATCCCCCGCCTCGACCCGGAGCACGAGGACGTCCGCACGATGAAGCGCGGCGCGTCGTACATGTACAAGCTGATCAAGAAGCAGCGCCGCTCCGAGCTCCGCCAGGAGAAGCAGGCGCACGACCAGGCGATCATCGAGAAGACCGCGACCGGTTCGCCGATGCGCATCGACGACGAGACCGCCGGCATCCCGCTGGTCTCGACCGCGAAGGGCGCCTTCGCGGGCGAGCTGATCACCGCGCGCGGCTGCTACATCTGCAAGCAGGACTTCACGCTCGTCGACGCCTTCTACCACTGGCTCTGCCCGACATGTGCGGCCAAGAGCCACGCCAAGCGCGAGCAGCGCACCGACCTCACCGGCAAGCGCGCACTGCTCACCGGTGGCCGCTCGAAGATCGGCATGTACATCGCGCTGCGCCTCCTCCGCGACGGCGCACACACGACGATCACGACGCGCTTCCCCAAGGACGCCGTCCGCCGGTTCGCCGCCATGGAGGACTCCGCGGACTGGATCGACCGGCTCAAGGTGGTCGGCATCGACCTGCGCGACCCCACCCAGGTCATCTCGCTGACCGACGACGTCGCGGCCGACGGACCGCTCGACATCATCATCAACAACGCCTGCCAGACCGTACGCCGCCTCCCCGGCGCCTACTCCCACCTGATCGACGGCGAGAACGCGCCGCTCGGGACGGCCGAGTCGCTCGGCATCAAGGCCCTGCCGGAGATGGTCACCTTCGACCGGATCTCCGAGGCCCACCCGGCCGCCATCGCGGGCGCCCTGTCCGAGACCGCCGTGGCGCACCACGAGGGAGAGTCGGCCGAGGCGGCGCTGGCGGCGCACAACGCGGCGTCGCTGACCGCACTGGCCCTCAAGGCCGGCAACGCCTCGCTCGAGCAGCACCTGGCCGGTACGGCGATCGACGCCGGTGGCCTCATCCCCGACATCCAGGACAACAACTCCTGGACCCAGGTGCTCGACGAGGTGGACCCGCTGGAGCTCCTCGAGGTGCAGTTCTGCAACTCGATCGCGCCGTTCCTGATCAACTCGCGCCTGCGCCCGGCGATGCGCGCGGCCATCGCCAACGGCGCCCGTCGCGCGTACATCGTCAACGTCTCGGCGATGGAGGGGCAGTTTTCCCGCCGGTACAAGGGCCCGGGACACCCGCACACCAACATGGCCAAGGCCGCGCTCAACATGATGACGCGCACCTCCGCCGGCGAGTACTTCGAGACCGACCGGATCCTGATGACCGCCGTCGACACCGGATGGATCACCGACGAGCGGCCCCACTACGAGAAGCTCCGCATCGCCGCCGAGGGCTGGCACGCACCGCTCGACCTGGTCGACGGCGCCGCCCGCGTCTACGACCCGATCGTGCAGGGTGAGCTGGGCAACGACATCTACGGCGTCTTCGTGAAGGACTACGAGCCCAGCCCGTGGTGA
- a CDS encoding SRPBCC family protein, with the protein MSNSVSVESAVAVSSDVAFAYLSDYTKIADWLYGLSELKALTEQTRGIGAKFDGTIKLGAKLQSLLEVVEFEEGRLMVLDSYKGIKNASRWEVTPTGDASCTIKVTWEYDLGGGIAGKALGKVVEPVVKIAASASTKSLKEKLEG; encoded by the coding sequence ATGTCCAACTCTGTTTCCGTGGAGAGCGCGGTCGCCGTCTCCTCCGACGTGGCCTTCGCCTACCTCTCCGACTACACGAAGATCGCGGACTGGCTCTACGGCCTCAGCGAGCTCAAGGCCCTGACCGAGCAGACCCGCGGGATCGGCGCCAAGTTCGACGGGACCATCAAGCTCGGCGCCAAGCTGCAGTCCCTGCTCGAGGTCGTCGAGTTCGAGGAGGGCCGCCTGATGGTGCTCGACTCCTACAAGGGCATCAAGAACGCTTCGCGCTGGGAGGTCACCCCCACCGGTGACGCCTCCTGCACCATCAAGGTGACCTGGGAGTACGACCTCGGCGGTGGCATCGCCGGCAAGGCACTCGGCAAGGTCGTCGAGCCGGTCGTCAAGATCGCAGCCAGCGCGTCGACGAAGTCGCTCAAGGAGAAGCTCGAGGGCTGA
- a CDS encoding VOC family protein, whose protein sequence is MTNALNPYLNFKDNAAEAMAFYQSFLGGDLRVSTFGDMGDTSDAAGLTMHAMLVTDEGFTLMASDTHPQMGEYAAPAGFSISLSGTDEGPLRAYWEALAADGTIGMPLDRQVWGDVFGHVIDKFGISWLVNIVSPENAAAQG, encoded by the coding sequence ATGACCAACGCACTGAACCCGTACCTCAACTTCAAGGACAACGCCGCCGAGGCGATGGCCTTCTACCAGTCGTTCCTCGGCGGTGACCTGCGGGTCAGCACCTTCGGCGACATGGGAGACACCAGCGACGCCGCCGGCCTCACGATGCACGCCATGCTCGTGACCGACGAGGGCTTCACCCTGATGGCCTCCGACACGCACCCGCAGATGGGCGAGTACGCCGCCCCGGCCGGCTTCTCGATCAGCCTCTCCGGCACGGACGAGGGTCCGCTGCGGGCCTACTGGGAGGCACTCGCCGCCGACGGCACCATCGGCATGCCGCTCGACAGGCAGGTCTGGGGCGACGTCTTCGGCCACGTCATCGACAAGTTCGGCATCAGCTGGCTGGTCAACATCGTCTCCCCGGAGAACGCTGCGGCCCAGGGCTGA